From the Glycine max cultivar Williams 82 chromosome 11, Glycine_max_v4.0, whole genome shotgun sequence genome, the window CATATGTTCTTTCATTAATATAGAATGAATCAAACTTGATACATTGCCAAACTTTTactatttcttataaattacaTATACTAGAATGGCACTATGTGGCTCATCCAAAAGAAGAAAGCATGTACACCAAAATAATACAAATGAATGGATATCAAAACAAAATCACTGCCAGTGTTTCTCATAGAGAAAGACTGGTTTCAGAAGTAACTTGATTGAGATTGCAAGAGCTCCAGCTCAGCTAAAACTTTTGCAACTGTTGACTTCAATCTAGAATCACTTTTCTGGGCAAGATCAATAAGAACCACCTGAGCAGATTCTCCATATTTTAATCTATGTTCTGCAACCTTGAATATTCTCTCCAACATCCATATTGCTTTTTCTTGAACCTTTGCATCCTCAACTTGTAGACTTTTTATAATAGCCTGCACACCCGACAACTTGGCAATGGAATTGACACCACCTTCCCAGATTTCATCTTGCAAAAGAGTTGAGAGGGCATGCAAAGCAGCTTCAACTACTTCTCTCTCAGTATCTTCCAATAATTGAATAAGGGGAGAAACAGCACCCGCCTTGACCAAACAAAATGTGCTGTTGACAAAGCAATATCCCTCATGAATTTCACAATATGCATTCACCGAGGGCAGAACACATGACCACCTTGATTTTCTCGATTTCCTAAGAGACAGAGAATTCTGTGATAGTTGAGCCAGAGAGATAGAAGCCCTTGATTTTGTGATTGGTGAACCACTTGAGAGCAGTTTTACTAGCAAAGGAATCACCCCTTGTTCGGCTGAAAAAAGTTGTAGTTTCTTGTCAGAGGAAATTGTGAAGCGAATAATAACACTTGCAATACTCTCTGTTAAGAAACTATTTGTTGTGGATGAATTACTTCCTGTGCTAGAATACATAATGGATATTAAAATGGGCAGTAAATTTGCCCTCTTCAGTATATCTGTCACTTTTTTATTACTAGCAGGAAGATTACTCAGTATGCCAACAGCCGCAGCCTTTTCACTGTctaatgttgatgttgagacaATATTGACAATGTTGAAAAGATGAGTTTCATCAAGATGTTCAGTCAACTCATCTGTTAGATCTTTTGAGAGAGTGTATAGCAATTGCAAGACCTTACTCCTGACTTTGGTGGTGTTTTCCTTCAGAAAGGGCAAGAGCAGCTGAAGTGCacctttttccttcattttgctTCTCACCTTGGATGCACCAGGATGAGAGGCTATGTTATTTAGAGCTTCTAACAGATGACCTTGAATTATAGGGCTAGAAAGATTCAAAAGTGAAAGCATCTGCTGAGCCACATCTTCATTAACAAGGATGGATTCTGACTGAGCAATTCTTGCAAGAATAGCCGATGCAGGCTCGCGCAAAGTCATGAGCACAGATGTTACTGAGAAAAGAAGTTGTAGCAGAGATCCTGCAATTCCAGAACTGATCAAGTGTTGCACATTTTCTTTCATGGTAGACAGATTTTGTAGCGCATTTAGAGATGATAACTTGGACTCGAGTTTCCCGGTACAAAACATATTCACAAGGGGctcaattgccccagcttctccAAGGGAAAGTTTGCTGTGATCAGTGAGCTCCAACCTAGAAAGTGCTGTCGCCATTAGGATCTTGTTCATGTCAGACCCTAcaataacattatttaatattcAGGTGCAGGGAATGTGGAATTTACTTCAGTTCTGATCATTGTTGATTTAGAAGCTATGCACATAACAAATCCAAATGAAAGTGATTTGGTCCTCTCCCCTCTAAATATTACTATAATACAAGGTTAAAACATATATACAACACGCATGACACTCAAATTTCAACTTGGTCCCTATACTAAAAAGGAGTTCAATTTAGACATTACACGTGcaattgttttcaatttggtcCTGCTGTTGGTTACTATAATAACACTATACTTTATAGTAACTTAACTCCATACTTCATACGGCAACAGATGGCAAGGACAAAATTGGAAATAATTGTGTGTATAaggactaaattaatttttttacatataatcgTCAAATTGGAAACGAGTGATACatatagaaacaaaaacatatgtttaaaccatgataagaaaaataaatttgttatttaccATGCATGCAGCATGTAGCATTTGGATAGAAGAAAACACATCAAAATTTTACATGTATGAACCCGGTACAATACCGGGTTTGGCAACTGTTAATTCGGTTGAGGAAACATAGTCAAGACAAGACTACCAAATTAAGATTAAACTGGATTTAAGGATAATTGTAATATCCTAAATAAACACATAATGATTTTCATCTATGATAACCCAATTTCCTCTGGACCATATTTGCTCCTAAATTACTTGTAATATCATAAGTGGATGGTCCACATAGAAGGAAAGTCCTGCATTACCTTCTTTCAAATACTGCACCAGTGGCCTGAAGTAGCCAGCCTCAGCCATATGAAGTGCATTTTGAGTATTACTAGACAATATATCCAATAACTTTGCTGCGTCATGAGAGGCATCAGAGTCATCCCCATTAAGTATAGCAACTAACATAACAATGCACCCTTGAATTCTTCCAATTCGCCGTCGAACTGCTTGAATGTCAGAGAGGTCTAGCAACAGCCCTACTGCTTCCTTCCTCTCTTCTGAATCTCTTGTCAGTGACTTCACCACTGCTGATAAATACTCAATATCTACCATCTTATCCTGCATTGAACTACTTTATTAAGTAAGCTAAATCAACCATAGGTACAATCATTTTAGACCAACATTTACATGATACATCACCTTATGTTAAGGACTATACCTTTTTCTCATCATTTCCAAAAGCAATACTTCTTAGCAATCGAATGATCGCCAACCTATTGTCTGCCTTACATGAACCTAGACGATTGAAAAGAATGGCAAGAGTTGCTTCCTCGTTAAACAAGCCACCATCCAGTCTTTCACTCCTCATGAACTGCTTTAGTCTCAAAATTGCAACCGCAAATTCTTCATCATTACCATTCTTAAGTTGCAAAACAACATCATCGATAGAGACATTAACTATTTCCTCTTCTATTTCTCCGGTCAGCTTCATGTCACTGGTGGAAAACTCTGATTTTGGACTTGAAGCTAGACTTAAACTGCCATCAAATCTCACATTCATCAATTGTCTTTGCAATGTACCAATCTTTTCTCTGAAATCCGTGGACACTTCAAGGCTGGCTACAAGCAGAAGGCCCAAGGATCGACCGATATCATGCGTTATGTCCTCAATTTGCTTGATAGGTTGTCTCAAATTGGAGCTTTTTATCAAAGCTTTAGCACGCCTCAACTCATTCTCAAGAGATTCCAAGGATTTTCTTATAGGCGGCTTGTCCAAAACAGTGTTTTTTTCCCTCAAGTCATTGAAGATTGGTGGCAATTTCTCAACCAACATGGCAAACTCAGCAAAAATATCCACCTCAATTTCAGAGTTCATAGCAATAGAAGAAACCTCATCAGCCAAAACTATCAGCTCTGACAACAATTTAGAAAATTTTCTCTCTTCCATGACTTCCATCTTGTCAATCAAAACTGAGTTTATGCAGCAAAAGACATATCAGTCATCCCTCATCAGTTACAGAAGATCCTCAATCAATTGGGAAACAGTAGATATCTAGAAAAAAAACTGCTAACAATAAATGAatacacaaacaaacaaaatcatacaaataacatatatagacaagaattagaaaaaaaggGTGAATTGAACCTGCTGAGAAAACGCAAGGATGCTTGAAGTAAACAGATAATTGGTCTGTTAATTTGACCTTAGAACCACAACCACGTCTTTCAAAGTTGAGAACTTTTCAGATACCCAAATAAATTCCCAATCTGAATagcaaagaaatgaaagaataaCAACAACACCCCACttgttcttctttcttcttgttcttgttaTTGGCCTTGAAAGAAGAAGTGTAAAACAAGGtggttgatttttttcttatgtttaaTTTGGAATATAGTAAGGACAAGGTGTAGTCTTGTGGGTCATTGTCAGAGACGGCTGAAaccaattaaatataaataaggtGGTGACATATGGTGGTTCCCTTGCTTTGATCGGCATGGTCAAAATGTGCTTCCAAAGCAAAAGTGAAACTGTCAATGAATATCAATGAGTGATGGAAGACAAAGTCAAAACCTGCATCACAAgcacttgttttttttactatctttctctctctctatatggATTTTTGTACTATGAAAGTATTTTGTGGTTCGATGATTTTGGTTAGTTTTTCAGTTTCATTTCCAACCATTTTTCTGCTTTGAATGCTAACAAAGACTTGTAGATGTTGTTGGGTGGGTCAAACACTCAACACAGTACCCACCCGACTTGAATTTGCAGGCTGGGGGTAGAAATTGCTCCAGCAAGCGCCACGTAATTgcataaatatacttttttggTTTAGtacaattttgaattttttattttagttgttataaaatatgattattttgttttgttttcagaatgttttagatattattttttaatatttaaagtattttttattgttcaaaatattatttaaagtattttaaggacaaaaataaaataaacatattttacaaaaactaaaaaaaaattacaaactcaaaaaaaaaaagctaaattaTAGGGAAAAGCTTATGCTTaaacctattttttttcataattttgttctCAACTTGTTTGGCATATTTGGACCACTAGTAAATAGTaaatagtagtagtagtatatACGGTGATTGAAACTATGAAAGTAGCTCCCCAAGTGGTGTGGGGTGGGGGACAACGAGAACTAGCGTGGAAGTTTcggtttaatattttattttaatattaagttttatcaatttaactattaaattaaaaattctaacaAAGTGAAGGAAGATAGATATGAGCTGGAGCAAGGGTTTGATAAGAAATATATAGCTTCttgtttattatcatatttttttagaaagacCATGAAGaacatattcttttttatcaagttaaaatttattgaaaaagataaaattttatgggttcacattatatttatttcttctcACCTCAAGATAAGTGtaacatttgataaaaaaaaatttatctcaaaatgagaattattttagtatttcaaTGCAACActatatttgtaataaaaatgtaatactacattaattaattgatattttcaattaatactTTATTAAGTGTCACTTTAGTTTTTCAGTGTAATTCTATTAAAGATCTTGTTAACTAGTACTTATAAGATATTGCTTAATGAGTaccacaatttttttctctcaataaaagcatttttactttaaattctttaaccagTGCTCTCAAAGCATTGGTTAACATTTGCATActactaataattttattatttttataaaattattactctcttttatttatttattaattttcttggtTTTGTGCAAAATAACCTAAGATGACACTTACTTTGAAACATAGGGAGTAATAATTTTCTTTcgtgattttgtaattttcaatcaattttatccAACTAAAGAGAATGTGTTTCTAACCCTCTTGATTAAACTTTACATCACATATACCAAAGCTACAATGACTCACTATTACATTGGTTTGTCATGGTCCAATATTTAACCATTGTTAAATATAATGGTGTGGTACTATGTCctttatataagaaacaaattacAAATGTGTTACTTTGCACTACTACTTATAACCAATTCTACATCGGCTATGAagcacattctacatcggtcttCAACCATCGTCGTAGCAGGCGTCATAGAATGTGTCATGGTCTACGATGACGATTCACAACCCGCCGTAGAATGCAGCGCATTCTACGACGATCGCCTCCACAGACCTAGCGTAGATTGTCGCGCATTCTACGTCATGTGAGTTGTTTTCTATACCTTTAGTGTTAGCCGTTTGGTGGTGTGTGCTCACCCATCTTTTAAATTTCCTAATTTCTCAGTGTCTCCTTGTTTATGTGATTTATTGATGTATTGAAGAAAATTACCTTCAATTGAGAGATGAAGTTTTATTGATGTATTAATTTCAGTACATATGCTAATGGAAATTATAGTGATGAAAATTCAATTCCTATTTAACAAGACTCTTGAGAGTTATCATATCCTCTGTTTGATTACATCCTTCATTTGCATTGATTACTGGTAGGAGAGGGGTCATCATATTCTTTCTGTAGTTAAATTTCTCATCGATCACCTCAGTCTTAAATCTGTTGAGGCCTAGTAATGGTGTTCAGGAAACTCTCATTCATGATATAAATGCTTTCAAATAAGATTGATGCATTCACTTTGGAAGATTATTAATTGTCccaattattttgaattgtcaaaTTCAATTCTTGTTGTATTTTGGTTAAATCCTCATTTCATTTCCTAATGCTAATGTTCTCTACACAACCTTCTATATGTgagttttgaaatatattttctgGTCATTGTAAAGTAattcaaatgtttatttttctgttatagTGGCTAGAAACAGAGACAGTGCGGCTGAGTCATCTCCGTGATAGAGCTAGTGAGAAAGGACGCAGAAAAGAATATCCTTTTCtctaaagaaaaattcaaatatgataTATCTGGAAGTATTTTATGGAATGCTTTTTGTTGATTCCTTTCATCAATTTATTGTTTCCACAACTCC encodes:
- the LOC100791453 gene encoding U-box domain-containing protein 44 translates to MEVMEERKFSKLLSELIVLADEVSSIAMNSEIEVDIFAEFAMLVEKLPPIFNDLREKNTVLDKPPIRKSLESLENELRRAKALIKSSNLRQPIKQIEDITHDIGRSLGLLLVASLEVSTDFREKIGTLQRQLMNVRFDGSLSLASSPKSEFSTSDMKLTGEIEEEIVNVSIDDVVLQLKNGNDEEFAVAILRLKQFMRSERLDGGLFNEEATLAILFNRLGSCKADNRLAIIRLLRSIAFGNDEKKDKMVDIEYLSAVVKSLTRDSEERKEAVGLLLDLSDIQAVRRRIGRIQGCIVMLVAILNGDDSDASHDAAKLLDILSSNTQNALHMAEAGYFRPLVQYLKEGSDMNKILMATALSRLELTDHSKLSLGEAGAIEPLVNMFCTGKLESKLSSLNALQNLSTMKENVQHLISSGIAGSLLQLLFSVTSVLMTLREPASAILARIAQSESILVNEDVAQQMLSLLNLSSPIIQGHLLEALNNIASHPGASKVRSKMKEKGALQLLLPFLKENTTKVRSKVLQLLYTLSKDLTDELTEHLDETHLFNIVNIVSTSTLDSEKAAAVGILSNLPASNKKVTDILKRANLLPILISIMYSSTGSNSSTTNSFLTESIASVIIRFTISSDKKLQLFSAEQGVIPLLVKLLSSGSPITKSRASISLAQLSQNSLSLRKSRKSRWSCVLPSVNAYCEIHEGYCFVNSTFCLVKAGAVSPLIQLLEDTEREVVEAALHALSTLLQDEIWEGGVNSIAKLSGVQAIIKSLQVEDAKVQEKAIWMLERIFKVAEHRLKYGESAQVVLIDLAQKSDSRLKSTVAKVLAELELLQSQSSYF